A window of the Phragmites australis chromosome 20, lpPhrAust1.1, whole genome shotgun sequence genome harbors these coding sequences:
- the LOC133901389 gene encoding uncharacterized protein LOC133901389 isoform X1 translates to MASSSSSSPQLSLLLLRPLQCRPVLLSKHRKPFPSPRIGRVAAGAEQRLLRPPVTGRWRRDGGFACLSYNGNNKPPPPSDKSSGEWPILRRWDVPWEWQTVVLAMVGCGVSFVLTGLIEQSVLQYTGFKAVEATIDEKAEILFLGQLSVTVVVLGVIFGITNTFRPFPDDVFRYDIKEPFKLQNGWLLWAGVGLFGAIISIALAGAAMTYLNGETPERETDSLILLLPLIGSSTTSTALLVGITGVLAPLLEETVFRGFLMASLTKWFPTPVCVLVSAGVFALAHLTPGQFPQLFILGVALGFSYAQTRNLLTPITIHAFWNSGVILLLTILQLQGYDIKELLGAS, encoded by the exons atggcttcttcctcctcgtcgtcgccgcagctctctctcctcctcctccggccgcTCCAGTGTAGACCCGTCCTCCTCTCCAAGCACAGGAAGCCATTCCCCTCTCCAAGAATTGGCCGCGTAGCAGCAGGAGCAGAGCAGCGGTTGCTGCGGCCGCCGGTGACCGGCCGGTGGAGGAGGGACGGAGGCTTCGCGTGTCTCTCATACAACGGCAACAACAAGCCGCCCCCGCCTTCCGATAAG AGTTCGGGCGAGTGGCCGATCCTTCGCCGGTGGGATGTGCCATGGGAGTGGCAAACCGTTGTGCTCGCCATGGTAGGCTGCGGGGTAAG CTTTGTTCTTACAGGATTGATTGAGCAATCGGTTTTGCAATACACGGGATTTAAAGCTGTGGAGGCAACCATAGATGAGAAGGCAGAAATACTCTTTCTTGGGCAACT TAGCGTGACAGTAGTTGTGCTGGGCGTTATATTTGGCATCACCAACACCTTTCGGCCATTCCCAGATGATGTATTTCGTTATG ACATTAAAGAACCATTCAAGCTGCAAAATGGATGGCTTTTGTGGGCTGGAGTTGGCCTCTTTGGAGCAATAATTTCTATTGCTTTAGCCGGAGCTGCTATGACCTATCTAAATGGTGAAACTCCAGAGAGAGAG ACTGATTCACTAATCCTTTTATTGCCGCTGATTGGCTCATCCACTACCAG CACTGCCCTTTTGGTGGGAATTACTGGAGTTCTAGCACCACTTCTGGAGGAGACTGTGTTTCGAGGATTTCTAATGGCGTCCTTGACTAAGTG GTTTCCTACTCCAGTTTGTGTACTTGTCAGTGCTGGTGTATTTGCCCTTGCTCATCTGACTCCTGGGCAATTTCCGCAGCTGTTTATACTTG GTGTTGCATTGGGGTTTTCGTATGCTCAAACCCGCAATCTTCTGACTCCTATCACAATACACGCATTTTGGAACTCAGGAGTAATATTACTGCTAACCATTCTTCAG CTGCAAGGATATGATATCAAGGAGCTCTTAGGGGCATCATGA
- the LOC133901389 gene encoding uncharacterized protein LOC133901389 isoform X2 — protein sequence MTYLNGETPERETDSLILLLPLIGSSTTSTALLVGITGVLAPLLEETVFRGFLMASLTKWFPTPVCVLVSAGVFALAHLTPGQFPQLFILGVALGFSYAQTRNLLTPITIHAFWNSGVILLLTILQLQGYDIKELLGAS from the exons ATGACCTATCTAAATGGTGAAACTCCAGAGAGAGAG ACTGATTCACTAATCCTTTTATTGCCGCTGATTGGCTCATCCACTACCAG CACTGCCCTTTTGGTGGGAATTACTGGAGTTCTAGCACCACTTCTGGAGGAGACTGTGTTTCGAGGATTTCTAATGGCGTCCTTGACTAAGTG GTTTCCTACTCCAGTTTGTGTACTTGTCAGTGCTGGTGTATTTGCCCTTGCTCATCTGACTCCTGGGCAATTTCCGCAGCTGTTTATACTTG GTGTTGCATTGGGGTTTTCGTATGCTCAAACCCGCAATCTTCTGACTCCTATCACAATACACGCATTTTGGAACTCAGGAGTAATATTACTGCTAACCATTCTTCAG CTGCAAGGATATGATATCAAGGAGCTCTTAGGGGCATCATGA
- the LOC133901388 gene encoding uncharacterized protein LOC133901388 codes for MATSASTSGEWLTGALKELRERKGSALELDADLISGLVSFCELAPPPDAADYLANIIGVEAAQDIIQEYLRRRRYIDSSNGTESLQSSNLQPYVKPSADAATTQTKKQTHTQKDAASSSSQSSKSQSETAEPQLASKRGSKKKGVKAISLIEAAKGSIVFKQGKPCSCQARQHNLVSNCLSCGKIVCEQEGEGPCSFCGALVLKEGSTYAGLSDAGLPLSEAEAAAEEYAKRLVDYDKNSAARTKVYDDQSDYYEMEGNSWLSSKEKSVLKKQQEEAQEAAESQKGKVIVTFDLVGRKVILNKDGATELESEHPILRPSEEKDQSHRIPPNPTIREQPVFMETGPVKLKSDRVKQSKRLGKNGLCLEVTGRLQHDDKDLQGILSGKMKKGDRLTYSSFGQAREGDDYECSQDFD; via the exons atggcgacgtCGGCGAGCACGTCCGGCGAATGGCTGACAGGCGCCCTGAAGGAGCTTCGGGAGCGGAAGGGGAGCGCGCTGGAGCTCGACGCCGACCTCATCTCGGGCCTCGTCTCCTTCTGCGAGCTCGCGCCGCCCCCTGACGCCGCCGACTACCTCGCG AATATTATTGGAGTAGAAGCTGCTCAGGACATTATTCAGGAGTACTTGCGGAGGAGGCGTTATATTGATTCCTCAAATGGAACTGAAAGCTTGCAATCGTCTAACCTTCAGCCTTATGTGAAGCCATCTGCTGATGCAGCGACTACACAAACAAAgaaacaaacacacacacaaaaagatGCAGCATCTTCTTCTAGTCAGAGTTCCAAGAGCCAATCAGAAACTGCAGAACCCCAACTTGCCTCCAAGAGAGGTTCAAAAAAGAAAGGAGTAAAGGCCATCTCCCTCATTGAGGCAGCGAAGGGTTCTATTGTCTTCAAGCAGGGGAAACCTTGTTCATGCCAAGCGCGGCAGCACAACCTTGTTAGCAACTGCTTATCATGTGGCAAAATTGTGTGTGAACAAGAGGGCGAGGGACCCTGTAGTTTCTGTGGTGCACTTGTCTTGAAGGAAGGAAGTACATATGCTGGTTTAAGCGACGCCGGACTTCCTCTTTCGGAAGCAGAAGCTGCAGCTGAAGAATATGCAAAGAGGCTTGTTGACTATGACAAAAATTCTGCAGCAAGGACCAAAGTTTATGATGATCAAAGTGACTATTATGAAATGGAGGGAAACAGTTGGCTCTCTTCAAAG GAAAAGTCAGTCTTAAAGAAGCAGCAAGAGGAAGCTCAGGAAGCAGCTGAAAGCCAAAAGGGGAAAGTGATTGTTACATTTGATTTGGTGGGCCGTAAG GTGATTTTGAACAAGGATGGAGCCACTGAGCTGGAATCTGAGCACCCAATCTTGAGACCATCTGAAGAGAAGGATCAGAGCCACCGCATACCGCCCAACCCCACAATCAGAGAGCAACCAGTGTTCATGGAAACGGGTCCGGTGAAGCTGAAATCTGACAGAGTAAAACAAAGTAAGAGACTTGGCAAGAATGGCCTGTGCCTGGAAGTGACCGGAAGGCTGCAGCATGATGACAAGGACTTGCAGGGCATTCTGAGTGGCAAGATGAAGAAGGGTGATCGCCTGACATACAGTTCCTTTGGTCAAGCGCGTGAAGGGGATGACTACGAGTGCTCCCAAGATTTTGATTGA